GTTTCGCTCAGCGCTCTTTTTGAACGCCGGAAACAGCAAACAGCCGGCCGGCCAACCGGTCAAAAGCCAATATGACGTTTGTGGCCTGCCGTTCGCAGCAGTCTAAAACGTCAAAGGCCGCATAAGGCCCGCGCCGGTTTTAGCGGGCCCAGCTGTTCCAGACATGAGCAAGACGCTGCAGCCCTGTCTCAAGCTTTTCCCTAGGGGCAGAGATTGCGAGACGAAGGTGATTATCGCATTCGTTCGAGATGCTGAAGGTCGGACCGGCCAGCAGATCGACGCCGGCGCGTCTTGCCTGCTCGGCGAAAGCAAGAGCCGAACGGCCTTTAGGCAGCTGGATCCAAAGGGACGCGCCGCCCTGGTTTGGGTGGACGTGCCAGTCGGGCAACAGATAGGCCAGGCGCGCCAGAACTTCGGTCAACCTGTCCTCAAGAAGCGCCCGCCTTAGACAGCGCGCTTCAGGAACTCGCCTAAGCAGCCGTTCGGTAGCTATTTGCGACGGGATGGACGTTCCGAGATCCTCGGCGCTCTTTGCCGCCACAAGGCTGGACAGGACATCGGCCTGAGCGCGGATCCAACCGATGCGCAAGCCACCCCAGAAAAGCTTGCTCGCCGACCCGATTGTGATCGTGTTGCTGCAGAAACCCGCAATCGGTAATGGACGGTTGTCACGACACAAGGTGTCGGCCGTCGACGCATCGTCGATGATGGTGACGTTATACTCCCCGGCAAGACTTGCGATCTCCAAGCGCTTGTCATTTTCCAGGCAGGAACCGGTGGGATTGTGCACCGTTGACAGAATGAGCGCCATCTTCGGCCTGTGTCTCTCCAGTGCGTCGGCAAAAAATCCGACGTCCAGCCCCTCATCACCGCTCTTGACCGAAACAAGCCGCGCCCCGGCGGCACGCAGCGATTCAATACCACCGCGATAGGTGGGCTCTTCCACGACGATAACATCACCTGCTTCGATCAAACTTCTGGTGATGATGTGAACCGCCTGTTGGGCACCGGCTGTTACCATCACCTCTCTGGCGGACGTTGCCAGGCCATCGGCTACATAGTATTGCGCGATCGCTTCCCGTAGGGCCGGAAGCCCTTTCGGATAGTAGCCGTGATTACCCAGCAGAGGCTCAAAATCCGCCGCTGACAGCCGGCCCAGTTCCTCGGCCACCATCGGCAGCGCCTGACCCGCTGCGCTGCGCAGATCGACCCTGCCCATGATACGTCGCTCGAGGAAGGACTGGAGCCTCGCATCACCCCGCGCACCAGCCGTTCGGCCCGCTGACGAAACAAAGGTGCCGATCCCGGCACGGCTGTTCAGGCTGCCGTCATCGCGTAATTCGTCGAACGCCGCACCGACGGTCGTCCGGGCCAAACCCATCGTCGCAGCCAGTTGCCGCTCCGACGGCAATCTGCAGCCGGCTGGAAGCTGACCGTTCTCAATCAGAAGGCGCAGACCGGATGCAAGATTGTTGGACAACGTCCCGTCCGAATCCTCCCAGGATCCAAGCAATCTGGTCAGCCGATGTGTGTTGACTAGCTCTCCCATCATTTGAATGTTCCTCCTATAGAATATCACCGCAGTTCATCGAGGAAAATCAATTAAACTGAGGTGCTTAGGTCGGCGTTTTATCTTTCTCAGTCCGGCCGTTGTTAGACTGCTCGCGTGACCTGAGGCAGCGACATGTTCAGAAACTGGCGTGCCCGCTCCTTTACAGCCGTTTCGACCGGCAACCGTTCCATCGAGGACGCTCCGAAAAAACCGTTCAACCCTTGCGCCCGGTCAAGAACGTCCTGCGCATCGGCCGGCTCGGCGATCGGCCCACCGTGGCAAAGAACAATTATATCCGATCGGACGCGACGCGCCGCCGAGGCCCAATCGGCAATCCGCTCGACGCAGTCATCCAACGTCGGCGATGTCAGGGCACCGATCCGACCGCCGGTGGTCAATCCGAGATGACAGACGATCACATCGGCTCCCGCCTCTGTCATTGCAACCGCATCTTCCATGGAAAAGACATAGGGCGTGGTCAGAAATTCCAGATCCCTCGCCTTCCCGATCATCTCCACTTCCTTGTAATATCCCATCCCCGTCTCTTCCAGATTGGCCCTGAATACCCCGTCGATCAGTCCGACCGTCGGGAAGTTCTGAATGCCGGAAAAACCCAGCCTCGCAAGCTCCGGCAGAAAGACGTCCGGATCGTAGAAAGGATCGGTGCCGTTCACACCAGCCAGAACCGGCGTATGCTTGACGACAGGCAGCACCTCCCGAGCCATCTGGAACACGATATCGTTTGCGTTGCCATAGGCGAGCAAACCGGCCAGCGACCCCCTGCCGGCCATACGGTAACGCCCGGAATTGTAGATAATCAGGAGGTCGATCTCCCCGTCTTCCTGAAGTTTTGCCGTTATGCCGGTGCCGGCACCGCCACCAACAATTGGAACACCTGCCGCCATCTTTGACCTTAACTGCTCAAGAATCTCGGATCGTGCTATTCTCGCCATGGACTTGTTCCTTGTTGGTCGAATCTAAGAGAAGCTGCAACTCGGCAACGGCGCGAGCGGCAAATCGGGGATCGTTGATATACGTCTCCATCTCCACGAGCTTTACGCGATCCCGGTCAAGATGTTCCCGCACCGCCGTAAACAGGGCTTCGTCGGCATCGGCATCATGGAAAACGCGCCCCTCAACCGCGATTTCCGATATTCCGAGCAGCGGCAGCAATAAAGTGCACGGCCCCTCAAGGCTTGAGACGCGCCGCGCAAGTCTCTTGCCGAGTTCACCGCACTCCTCGCAATTGGTTCGCATCAGCGTGATGCTGGCATTGTGAACGTAGAGGTTCCTGTTCTTGAAACGAGCGGGAATGGATTCCTTTGGTCCGAAATTGACCATGTCGAGACCGCCGGGCGATACGACGCGCGGCGTTGCATTCGGCGTTGATGCGGCAAGCCTGCCAACGCCGGCCGAAAACACGCCGCCGACCAACTCGTCGGCAAGCTCGGTCGTGGTAATGTCAAGGAGCCCGGCCAGCATGCCCTCGCCTGCCAGTGCCTCCATTGTCCGCCCTCCGGAGCCGGTCATGTGAAACGTGAGAACCTCATAACCGGCCTCATCGAGCAGCCGGCGTCCCTCGGTCACGCAGGGTGTCGTCACCCCGAACATACTGGCGGCAACCAACGGCCGCCCTGCTGCGATGTCAGGCGGCTCAGACAACACCATACCCGCGAGCGCCGCTGCGGCATTTGAAAGGATTCGCGCCGAGATACAATTGACACCGGCAATGTCTACGACACTCGGAAACAGCACCAGGTCCGTTTCGCCGACATAGGCGCTCGTGTCGGCCGACGCCGCGGTGGATACGATCAGTTTCGGCACGCCAAGCGGCAGGCTTCTGAATGCCTCTGCGGCGATCGACGTTCCACCGGTCCCGCCGAGACTGATGCCGCCGCCGATCACGCCTTTGCCGTGAAGATCGGCGACAATACGCCGCGCGCCTTTGGCCATCGCGACCACGGCCGTCCCACGGTCATCGGCCTTCGCCAGATCGTCAATAGAGCTGCCGGCGGCTTCAGCAACCTCGTTCCGGCTCACATCGGCCGGTATGGTGGGTTCGCCCAGAATACCGCAGTCCACGACCGTGACCCCAACACCGCCACCAAGCAGACGGTCGCGGACGAACGCGGACTCAGCTCCCTTGGTGTCCAAAGTACCCAGCATCACGACATTGGGCATGTCACGCTCCCTGGACAGTCAACCGAGGTTACCGACATCTGGTATAGTGCCGACGGCGGCCTCCCGGTAGTCCGGCAAGGTGCGCAACGCCCGCTCGGCGCCACCCGGCGTGTAAACCACCAGCAATTGCAACGTGGTCCAGCCAGTGTTCACAGTCGAATGGTAGATCGTGCGGGGAATGTAGAACACGTCGCCGGCGGCGATGTCGAAGGGCTCCCTGTCGTCGATCATCTGCCGGCCGCGACCGGAGATGACGTAGATCATCTCATCGTCATCCGGATGATTGTGGCGGTCATGCCCCTTATTGGGAAACAGCATGACGTCACCCACGGTCATAGTAGCGCCGCCCTCGGTCACGTCGGGGCTGATACGCCATTTGATCCGCCCCCAGTCAAAGATATCGGTCGTAAAATCATCCGGTTTCAAATTATGCACTTGATGCTCCTCCTCAGATATCGTTAAGCGCCTGCAAACATGCGCTCTAGATGCTGAACTCCTGGCGCGCACCGCCGGATCGCGCCGACTTGTGGGCCAACTC
This portion of the Hoeflea prorocentri genome encodes:
- a CDS encoding PLP-dependent aminotransferase family protein; translated protein: MMGELVNTHRLTRLLGSWEDSDGTLSNNLASGLRLLIENGQLPAGCRLPSERQLAATMGLARTTVGAAFDELRDDGSLNSRAGIGTFVSSAGRTAGARGDARLQSFLERRIMGRVDLRSAAGQALPMVAEELGRLSAADFEPLLGNHGYYPKGLPALREAIAQYYVADGLATSAREVMVTAGAQQAVHIITRSLIEAGDVIVVEEPTYRGGIESLRAAGARLVSVKSGDEGLDVGFFADALERHRPKMALILSTVHNPTGSCLENDKRLEIASLAGEYNVTIIDDASTADTLCRDNRPLPIAGFCSNTITIGSASKLFWGGLRIGWIRAQADVLSSLVAAKSAEDLGTSIPSQIATERLLRRVPEARCLRRALLEDRLTEVLARLAYLLPDWHVHPNQGGASLWIQLPKGRSALAFAEQARRAGVDLLAGPTFSISNECDNHLRLAISAPREKLETGLQRLAHVWNSWAR
- a CDS encoding phosphoenolpyruvate hydrolase family protein is translated as MARIARSEILEQLRSKMAAGVPIVGGGAGTGITAKLQEDGEIDLLIIYNSGRYRMAGRGSLAGLLAYGNANDIVFQMAREVLPVVKHTPVLAGVNGTDPFYDPDVFLPELARLGFSGIQNFPTVGLIDGVFRANLEETGMGYYKEVEMIGKARDLEFLTTPYVFSMEDAVAMTEAGADVIVCHLGLTTGGRIGALTSPTLDDCVERIADWASAARRVRSDIIVLCHGGPIAEPADAQDVLDRAQGLNGFFGASSMERLPVETAVKERARQFLNMSLPQVTRAV
- a CDS encoding Tm-1-like ATP-binding domain-containing protein, with the protein product MPNVVMLGTLDTKGAESAFVRDRLLGGGVGVTVVDCGILGEPTIPADVSRNEVAEAAGSSIDDLAKADDRGTAVVAMAKGARRIVADLHGKGVIGGGISLGGTGGTSIAAEAFRSLPLGVPKLIVSTAASADTSAYVGETDLVLFPSVVDIAGVNCISARILSNAAAALAGMVLSEPPDIAAGRPLVAASMFGVTTPCVTEGRRLLDEAGYEVLTFHMTGSGGRTMEALAGEGMLAGLLDITTTELADELVGGVFSAGVGRLAASTPNATPRVVSPGGLDMVNFGPKESIPARFKNRNLYVHNASITLMRTNCEECGELGKRLARRVSSLEGPCTLLLPLLGISEIAVEGRVFHDADADEALFTAVREHLDRDRVKLVEMETYINDPRFAARAVAELQLLLDSTNKEQVHGENSTIRDS
- a CDS encoding cupin domain-containing protein codes for the protein MHNLKPDDFTTDIFDWGRIKWRISPDVTEGGATMTVGDVMLFPNKGHDRHNHPDDDEMIYVISGRGRQMIDDREPFDIAAGDVFYIPRTIYHSTVNTGWTTLQLLVVYTPGGAERALRTLPDYREAAVGTIPDVGNLG